The Candidatus Krumholzibacteriia bacterium genome includes a window with the following:
- a CDS encoding S24 family peptidase gives METQVFVQTVGVEVELDRRLRRGDVLIVEARRDVRDGELVVAEGDGGAVVGRYAAAQPELLVHPLQTQGGPQRVQRQSLRVRGVVIGVRSAL, from the coding sequence ATGGAGACGCAGGTCTTCGTTCAGACCGTCGGCGTCGAGGTCGAGCTCGACCGGCGCTTGCGGCGTGGAGATGTTTTGATTGTCGAGGCGCGCCGGGACGTGCGCGACGGTGAGCTGGTCGTCGCCGAGGGCGACGGCGGCGCCGTCGTCGGCCGCTACGCGGCAGCGCAGCCGGAGCTGCTCGTCCACCCGCTGCAGACGCAGGGCGGGCCACAGCGGGTGCAGCGCCAGTCGCTGCGCGTGCGCGGCGTCGTGATCGGCGTGCGCTCGGCGCTCTGA